DNA sequence from the Shewanella piezotolerans WP3 genome:
CCATTCACCTTGCTCTTTTAACAACCAAGGAGAATAATCAAAAATACCTTCAACAGAATCGGTATAGGTAGTGATCTTCAACCAACCTTTAATGCCGTGACTTGAACCTAATTTCCCAAGTACGACGGGTTCTTGTTTACTGCTCATCAATCTATACCTTAACGCTATTAAGCAGCTGCTTTACGAGCGTCTTTGATCAATTTTGCTACACGATCAGATGTAGCAGCACCGTTAGAAACCCAGTGCTCAACACGGTCAAGATCTAAGCGTAGAGCTTCTTCTTGGCCACGAGCTAATGGGTTAAAAAAGCCAACACGCTCAATGAAACGACCATCACGGGCGTTACGGCTGTCAGCAACAACGATGTTATAAAATGGACGCTTTTTTGCGCCGCCACGAGCTAAACGAATGGTAACCATGCGTTTTGTATCCTCTAATGATTTGCTTTTTATCAAGCAAAAATAAAAACTGAAACTCCGTGTTCGCGGAGAGCCCCAGATAGAAAGCCGGCAGATTTTACCTGACTGACCGGCGAATGCAACCGTAATCGACGTTTATTACGCCAAAAACGATTTACAGGCTAGAATGAAAACTCACTCTAGCCTGTAAAATTTTGTACAGGACGATTAATAATAGACTAGCGGCCCGGCATTTCATACCAGGTGGTAACATACCGCTCATACCACGCATCATACTTTTTCATGCCGCCTTTAGATGACATTATATCTTACATCATTTTCTGCATCTGAGTAAACTGTTTAAGCAAACGGTTTACATCTTGAATTTGTGTACCAGAACCCATAGCGATACGACGCTTACGAGATCCTTTAATAATGTCTGGACGTTGACGCTCACCAGGAGTCATTGAGTTGATAATGGCTTCCATTTGCCCCGTCATCTTACCGTCTTGAACTTGAGCAAGCGCTTCTGGTGGCAGTTGACCAACACCAGGCAGCTTCTCAATCATGTTCATCATGCCGCCCATGTTCTTCATCTGCTGCAGCTGCTCTCGGAAATCCTCTAGATCAAAACTACCGCCTTTCTTGACCTTAGAGGCAAGCTTCATCGCCTTTTCTTGGTCGACGCCGCGCTCGACTTCTTCAATAAGCGATAATACATCGCCCATACCAAGAATACGCGAAGCGATTCGATCTGGATGGAAAGCTTCTAGCGCGTCGGTTTTCTCACCTACACCCAAGAATTTAATCGGTTTACCGGTAATATTACGAATCGATAACGCTGCACCACCGCGAGCATCACCATCGACTTTCGTCAGTACAACACCCGTTAGTGGTAATGCTTCATTAAAGGCTTTAGCTGTGTTAGCCGCATCTTGACCTGTCATGGCATCAACCACAAACAATGTCTCAACTGGGTTTACTGTAGCGTGAAGGTCTTTAATTTCGTCCATCATAGCTTCATCAACGTGCAAGCGACCTGCCGTATCGACAATCACTACATCAATGAACTTAAGCTTTGCATGTGCAATCGCTGCATTAGCTATATCAACCGGCTTTTGGCTCACATCAGATGGGAAGAATTCTACTTCCACTTCTGTTGCTAAAGTTTCTAACTGCTTGATCGCCGCTGGGCGATAAACGTCAGCACTCACCACCAGTACTGATTTCTTTTCACGCTCACGCAGAAACTTAGACAACTTAGCGACACTGGTTGTTTTACCCGCGCCTTGCAGGCCAGCCATCATAATCACTGCCGGAGGTTGAGCTGATAGATCCAAAGCCTCATTGGCTTCGCCCATCGCATTTTCTAGCTCACTCTGGACAATCTTAATAAACGCCTGACCTGGGCTTAGGCTTTTAGAAACCTCTTGTCCGACAGCACGCTCTTTTACGCTATTAACAAATTCGCGCACAACCGGTAAAGCAACATCGGCCTCAAGTAGGGCCATACGAACTTCGCGCAAAGTTTCCTTAACGTTTTCTTCCGTTAAGCGACCACGGCCACTGATATTCTTCAGTGTACGTGACAATCTGTCAGTTAAGTTCTCAAACATTATCCAGTTCTTTACCGTTTTAAATTGATATTGATGGGCAGTATTATAGCGATGCCCAGATATTATGCTACTCAATGAGCCAAGTAACTTGCCTTACAGTAGTCCTATCGAAGACATTTTATTAAAAAACTGACCTAAGACATAGATTCAGCCTATTTTTGCAACCAATGTCACTGCCCAAATAACCCAAGCTCATGTTAATCTAACCACTGGGTTTCTGTGATTCAAATCCAAGGACTTTAGAATAGAAACTTGGTAGGTTACGATTTGTGATTCAGTAATTTAACTTCTGATTGAATCAAGTTAATATAAGTCTGCTTTGACTTTTGGTTAGGGCCAACAAGCTAATAAAACAATTAGCTCACAACAATAGGTTAATACTCAATGGTTATTTTTTCAGCTTCAGCCATGTTTTTTTACAGTATTGCTTTGGTTCTCGTCGCGACTCGTCTTTTTCACGCAGATGGACCAAACAGGAAATTAGTTGCAGGCGTTGCAGCCATCGGTGTTGTGTTGCATGCAGCCGCTCTGTCACAAGCGGTGTTTACTGGTGATGGGCAAAATTTTAGCCTGACCAACGTCATCTCTTTGGTGAATTGGATTATCACCTTTAGCTTTACCATATTGCTGTTTCGTCTCAAGGTTATCGTCGTTGTTCCTGTGGTCTATGCCTGCTCGGTGATCTCCGTCGCCCTTTTATGGCTTGTTCCACCTGAATACATCACTCACTTTGAGATCCACCCAGATGTGTTAGTGCATGTTGTCTTGTCACTAATGGCATACAGCGCCTTAATGATTGCGGCGCTCTATGCTATCCAATTAGCCATCATTCAACGCAAGCTAAAAAACAAGAAACTGGTAATGACCTCAGCGATGCCGCCATTAATGACAGTTGAAAAACAGCTTTATCACTTAGTGATTGTTGGTGTCATTCTATTAAGTTTAGCACTGGCAACCGGCTTCATATTCCTTGATGACATGTTCGAAGAGGGTAAAGGCCACAAAGCGATTTTGTCTATCCTTGCATGGTGTGTATATATAGGTATGCTAGCGCAGCAATATTGGGTCGGTTGTAAGATTAGAACAGCCGTTGCGTATACCTTAACTGGCGGAGTTTTACTATCACTCGCCTACTTTGGTGCCCGCATTGTGAAAGAGTTAATCCTCGGTTAGTCCCATTCTCGTCAGTTGGCTCAATCAATTCAGTATTGAGCCAAACTTGACATGTTTTCGAAATATCTGTAATTACTAATTTTTTACGGCTTTAATTCACCCACAGCGGAGCTCCAACTTTTGGACGAAATATCCACTGGCGTACTGTTATCTGTTCTGTTCGTCTTGATTTTACTTTCAGCCTATTTTTCAGGGTCTGAAACAGCCATGATGAGCCTGAATCGATACCGTTTACGTCATTTGGCATCTAGCGGCCATAAAGGTGCTATTCGCGCGACAAAGTTACTTGAGCGTCCAGATAGGCTGATAGGACTGATTTTGATCGGTAATAATCTGGTCAATATCCTCGCCTCCTCTATAGCAACCATTATAGGCCTGCGTTTATTTGGCGACGTGGGAATTGCGATCTCTACCGGTGTATTAACGATGGTAGTACTGGTTTTCGCCGAAGTAACGCCTAAAACCTTCGCGGCGCTGCACCCAGAGCGTATCGCATTTCCCTCTAGCCACATTTTGCGCTTGCTGCTGATAGTGCTGCTTCCATTTGTAAAAGCCGTCAATCTTATTACCTCTGCGGTGCTAAAAATGGTTGGTATTCGCTCGACAAAGACCTCAGATGCACTCAGCCAAGAAGAGTTGCGCACAGTAGTACACGAGGCTGGAGCATTGATACCGAGACGTCACCAAGAGATGCTGTTGTCAATTATGGATTTGGAAAAAGTCACCGTAGAAGATGTGATGGTGCCACGCTCGGAACTTTACGCCATTAATATCAATGACGAGTTTAAGAGTATTAATAAACAGGTGATTCAGAGCCCTCATACTCGAGTGCTGCTATACCGTGATACTGTTGATGATGCAGTTGGTTTTGTTCACCTGCGCGATGCACTACGTCTGCAATCTAAAGGACAATTTAGTAAGTCTTCGCTTCTACGTGCCGTTAAGGAGCTTTACTTCATCCCAGAAGGTACGCCACTGAATGTGCAGTTGAGTAACTTCCAGCAAAATAAAGAGCGTATTGGGCTGGTTGTTGATGAATACGGTGATATTCAAGGTTTAGTGACACTAGAGGATATTCTGGAAGAGATTGTTGGCGATTATACGACCTCGATGATCACCACACCGAGTGAAGATATTAATGAACAACAAGATGGTAGCTTCCTGATTGAAGCAAGCATCAACATTCGAGAGCTTAATAAAGAGATGGACTGGCAGTTTCCAATTGATGGCCCAAAGACCCTTAACGGCTTAATATTGGAACATCTTGAAGAGATCCCAACGGTCAAAACCAGTATGCGAATTGCAGGCTACCCCATTGAGGTAATAGAGCTAGGCGATAACATGGTGAAAACGGTGCGAGTATTGCCCCAGCACTATGCGCAACCTAAAGCTTGATTAAAAACGCTAACCTATCGGTTAGCGTTTTTTTGTTATCATTTATTTGGCTTTCTTCGCAGCTTCTAGCGCTCGGCGTTTATCCCGTGCGATTGGCGTAATCTCTGCTAACAGCTCTTTTTCAAAACCAAGCTTAAAATAAACTTCCGCCATCAAAAAGAACGGCCCGATCAATAACTGATTCAAGTCATCAACAAAAGCCGGTTTTGCCTTTTCATATTTATGACCAATAAACTGAATGATCCAGCCAACAACAAAGGTAGCTATCGCGAGATAGCCCGCACCAGCATATTGAGCAACAACGCTAGAAGTATAAAGCACTGGAATAATGAACAAGGTTAGACCGAAGGCTAATTTTGCATGCAACATAAAGTAATACCCCAATACCACTAGGGCAAAAACAGTCGCCACGTTAAAGTGAATAACGGGGTCATCAAATACCGCAAAGTCGATTGGGATAAGGTTTAAGCCTACAAATGCCGACCAGATGATCAGCGGCACACCAAAGAAATGCGTTTTTATATTGCTCGGATTTAAGTGAACACTTTTATAGGTCGACAGCTGCTCTACGGCGGATTTCATCTGAGTATCTCCATACTTAATCAAGTCTAATACCAATTGCATTAAGTATTTGGCCAGTTCAAAGCCCCCCAGTCTTTTCAATTTAAAGCGCATCGGTAAAGAAATGGTTATTCCCTTTTAAGCCGATGCAAAGCAGAAGTGGAAAGACTGAGGGTCTCACGTAGTGCGGGTTTCAAAACGCTGTATGCTTCGCTATGGGATTTGGATATAGAATAACTATTAGCTCAAATCCCACTACTTGCCTGCAGCGTTTTGAATTCCCGCTGAATGGTCAAACTTTTAATGCAATTGGTATAATTATAGTTATATTTAACTTATCCTTAACCTAAAGGATTTTACCCACTATTAATAGAGCAAATATTCAGACCAGTATTAAACCCATGTACGCTTGATAGAAATATAGATAACGCACTTTAAGTTGCTATGGGCACGAGTAAACGTTAAGCAAATGTGGTTCCAATAGTCTGCGGTAGGCGTATATGCTGATACTGCTGAATAACGCTTTACGCCGTCTGACCTCCAAGGACGAAATGCCAAGTTCTGTATGGGACAGAATTTGCCATGGCTGCTCTGCGGTTTACTCCCTGAAACCGAAGCCCCTCAGTCGTATCCGCACCGGGTTATAAAAGCACACACTCTCGGTTCTGTTTTGTACAGAGATTGATTCTTATGGATTCAACAGCGGGGCAAGCACTTTGCCCCTTAGATCGGCTCTAAACTCCTGACTAGAATAATGGGCAAAGCAACCACGTTGAGTTTTCTTAAGTATCAGGCGCAGCGCGATAAATCGAATCGCTTTGAGGTACAAACAAGTTACCTAGCGCCCCAAATACTACCAAACAACGACAGCAGCTTAAAACTCATAGTCCCCATTGTTAACGCGATTAATGTTACTTACTCGAATATAGGCTTATCGTACTCATAGCCTTCATCGGTATAAGCGGTGACAATTGCATCTTTTACTAAGCCGTTGTCCGCTTTAACCTGAGTTTCAAAAAAGTGTTGGATCTGCTTTCTGCGACCGTGAGCAGCCCATGAGTCGGCATCTTGCCAGATCTCATTAAATACGATGGAGTAATCTGTTCTTGAAGCGCTCGGGTGGTCTATTTGGCGCGTCAGCATATATTGAATGCAACCTTGCTCTCGATAAGAGTCTGGCTCTAGTGCCTTTAGTACCTCAAATAACTCGGCCTCTTTACCTTCCTTTGCTTGAAACTGTGCTAATACGTAGACTCTAGATGTCATAATAACTCCTTCAATAGCTGACTAATAAATGTTGCCCGCGAGTTTAATTTGATTAAATGTACCATTCTGCAGAGGAATCACAATCATCAATCTGCTCATGACTCTAGGATCACCGTCGCGGTCGCATAGTGTTTCTCATCAGCAATCGATAAGTGACCTTTAACGCCGCCAAGTGCTGCTAGCCGCTCTGCCGCACCAGCACTAAACGTTACTATTGGAGCACCATTTTCGTTATTGCTGATCTCAATATGTTGAAATGACACACCGCGTCCAATACCAGTACCTAGCGCTTTTGCAGCTGCCTCTTTTGCAGCAAAGCGCTTAGCCAAATACCGGCCTGGGTTGGAAGATTTGATAAAAATATCAAGCTCTGACGGCGTTAGCACTCTTTTAGCTAAACGATTAGTTTGTAGCTCCTTCTCGACTACTTCAGAAATTCGAGTCTCTATGCGCGCAATTTCAACAATATCTGTGCCCAAACCAACAATCATAAATTACCTTTTTTAACTAAACAAAAGCCGAGCATAACTACATGCCATGCTCGGCTTTTTAAATCACATTAACAATCGGTGGCTTACTCGCCTCGGCGACCTTCGACCATCAACTGTTTCATATCACGTACCGCTGTCGCTAAACCGTCAATCGCGGCGCGGGCGATAATAGCGTGACCAATATTCAGCTCATATAACTCGGGAATAGCCGCTATCGGTTTAACATTATGGTAGTGCAAGCCATGACCTGCATTCACGACAAGCCCCTTGCTATGCGCGTACGTGGCCATGGTACTAATACGATTAAGCTCAGTAGTAGCATCGGCATCGGTTTCAGCATCAGCGTAGCAACCAGTATGGATTTCAATGACTGGTGCCCCAACTGCAACAGCTGCATCAATCTGTGCTTTATCGGCATCGATAAAGAGTGACACCTTAATGCCCTCTTTCGATAGGCGCGTAACCGCAGCAGCAATTTTATCTTGCTGACCCGCTACATCAAGGCCACCTTCGGTTGTAAGCTCTTCACGTTTCTCAGGCACTAGACACACGTAAGCAGGCTTAATTTCACAAGCAATATCAAGCATCTCTTGCGTTACAGCCATCTCAAAGTTCATACGTGTCTTTAGTGTCTTTGCCAGCGTATATACATCTCTGTCGATGATATGGCGGCGATCTTCACGTAGATGAATAGTGATCCCTTCGGCGCCAGCATGTTCGGCAACCGCAGCAGCATGAACAGGATCGGGATAGTTTGTACCGCGAGCTTGGCGTAATGTGGCAATGTGGTCAATGTTAACGCCCAGTAGGATCCGGCTCATGTGTATTCCTTGATTAATCGAAAATGTAAAACCGTCATTGTACTGTGAGACTTAACGTTTAGCCAGCAAGTGAGCAGCCATACATCGTTGAATTATTTGACTGGGACCCAGTTAGTCTTTGGGCTGTTCAGGCTTGGTGGCAGGCATTTTTTTAAGGAAGAGATTACGAGAATGCAGCGGCTTATCTCCCAACGTGGGTGCTAACAATTGTCGCATCAACTTCTTAGCTTCAGCAAAGTGTGTAGCCGATAA
Encoded proteins:
- the acpS gene encoding holo-ACP synthase, giving the protein MIVGLGTDIVEIARIETRISEVVEKELQTNRLAKRVLTPSELDIFIKSSNPGRYLAKRFAAKEAAAKALGTGIGRGVSFQHIEISNNENGAPIVTFSAGAAERLAALGGVKGHLSIADEKHYATATVILES
- a CDS encoding putative quinol monooxygenase, with product MTSRVYVLAQFQAKEGKEAELFEVLKALEPDSYREQGCIQYMLTRQIDHPSASRTDYSIVFNEIWQDADSWAAHGRRKQIQHFFETQVKADNGLVKDAIVTAYTDEGYEYDKPIFE
- a CDS encoding cytochrome C assembly family protein; its protein translation is MVIFSASAMFFYSIALVLVATRLFHADGPNRKLVAGVAAIGVVLHAAALSQAVFTGDGQNFSLTNVISLVNWIITFSFTILLFRLKVIVVVPVVYACSVISVALLWLVPPEYITHFEIHPDVLVHVVLSLMAYSALMIAALYAIQLAIIQRKLKNKKLVMTSAMPPLMTVEKQLYHLVIVGVILLSLALATGFIFLDDMFEEGKGHKAILSILAWCVYIGMLAQQYWVGCKIRTAVAYTLTGGVLLSLAYFGARIVKELILG
- a CDS encoding HlyC/CorC family transporter — encoded protein: MDEISTGVLLSVLFVLILLSAYFSGSETAMMSLNRYRLRHLASSGHKGAIRATKLLERPDRLIGLILIGNNLVNILASSIATIIGLRLFGDVGIAISTGVLTMVVLVFAEVTPKTFAALHPERIAFPSSHILRLLLIVLLPFVKAVNLITSAVLKMVGIRSTKTSDALSQEELRTVVHEAGALIPRRHQEMLLSIMDLEKVTVEDVMVPRSELYAININDEFKSINKQVIQSPHTRVLLYRDTVDDAVGFVHLRDALRLQSKGQFSKSSLLRAVKELYFIPEGTPLNVQLSNFQQNKERIGLVVDEYGDIQGLVTLEDILEEIVGDYTTSMITTPSEDINEQQDGSFLIEASINIRELNKEMDWQFPIDGPKTLNGLILEHLEEIPTVKTSMRIAGYPIEVIELGDNMVKTVRVLPQHYAQPKA
- the pdxJ gene encoding pyridoxine 5'-phosphate synthase encodes the protein MSRILLGVNIDHIATLRQARGTNYPDPVHAAAVAEHAGAEGITIHLREDRRHIIDRDVYTLAKTLKTRMNFEMAVTQEMLDIACEIKPAYVCLVPEKREELTTEGGLDVAGQQDKIAAAVTRLSKEGIKVSLFIDADKAQIDAAVAVGAPVIEIHTGCYADAETDADATTELNRISTMATYAHSKGLVVNAGHGLHYHNVKPIAAIPELYELNIGHAIIARAAIDGLATAVRDMKQLMVEGRRGE
- the rpsP gene encoding 30S ribosomal protein S16, whose protein sequence is MVTIRLARGGAKKRPFYNIVVADSRNARDGRFIERVGFFNPLARGQEEALRLDLDRVEHWVSNGAATSDRVAKLIKDARKAAA
- a CDS encoding DUF962 domain-containing protein — its product is MKSAVEQLSTYKSVHLNPSNIKTHFFGVPLIIWSAFVGLNLIPIDFAVFDDPVIHFNVATVFALVVLGYYFMLHAKLAFGLTLFIIPVLYTSSVVAQYAGAGYLAIATFVVGWIIQFIGHKYEKAKPAFVDDLNQLLIGPFFLMAEVYFKLGFEKELLAEITPIARDKRRALEAAKKAK